The following coding sequences are from one Acipenser ruthenus chromosome 7, fAciRut3.2 maternal haplotype, whole genome shotgun sequence window:
- the LOC117416095 gene encoding electron transfer flavoprotein regulatory factor 1-like, whose product MANPLRSEVVRLYKNLLYLGREYPKGADYFKDRLKMAFLKNKGVTDPEKIKELIGRGEYVIKELEALYYLRKYRAMKQRYYEEGKKE is encoded by the exons ATGGCCAATCCCTTAAGAAGTGAAGTCGTAagactttataaaaat TTGCTATACCTTGGGAGAGAATACCCTAAAGGAGCTGACTACTTCAAAGATCGTCTCAAGATGGCTTTCTTGAAAAACAAGGGTGTCACAGACCCTGAAAAGATCAAGGAACTAATAGGGCGTGGAGAGTATGTTATAAAGGAATTGGAGGCTTTGTATTACCTTCGAAAATACAGAGCCATGAAGCAGCGGTATTATGAGGAAGGGAAAAAGGAATGA